The Bacillus vallismortis genome window below encodes:
- a CDS encoding phosphotransferase family protein, with product MNWLGQLLGSDWEIFPAGGATGDAYYAKHNGQQLFLKRNSSPFLAVLSAEGIVPKLVWTKRMENGDVITAQHWMTGRELKPKDMSGRPVAELLRKIHTSKALLDMLKRLGKEPLNPGALLSQLKQAVFAVQQSSPLIQEGIKYLEEHLHEVHFGEKVVCHCDVNHNNWLLSEDNQLYLIDWDGAMIADPAMDLGPLLYHYVEKPAWESWLSMYGIELTESLRLRMAWYVLSETITFIAWHKAKGNDKEFHDAMEELHILMKRIVE from the coding sequence ATGAACTGGTTGGGACAATTACTAGGTAGCGATTGGGAGATCTTCCCCGCCGGAGGAGCTACAGGAGATGCATATTATGCGAAACATAACGGGCAGCAGCTTTTTTTAAAACGTAATAGCTCACCTTTTTTAGCTGTTTTATCCGCCGAAGGCATTGTTCCGAAGCTGGTTTGGACAAAACGGATGGAAAATGGGGACGTGATTACGGCCCAGCACTGGATGACCGGCAGAGAGCTGAAGCCTAAAGATATGAGCGGACGGCCCGTTGCTGAATTGCTTCGTAAAATACACACATCAAAAGCCTTGCTGGACATGTTGAAGAGACTTGGAAAAGAACCGCTGAACCCGGGGGCTCTTCTGTCTCAGCTCAAGCAGGCTGTATTTGCTGTGCAGCAATCTTCACCGCTGATTCAAGAAGGCATCAAGTATTTAGAAGAACATCTGCATGAAGTGCATTTCGGTGAGAAAGTCGTTTGCCATTGTGATGTCAATCATAATAACTGGCTATTGTCTGAAGACAACCAGCTGTATTTAATTGACTGGGACGGCGCCATGATCGCTGATCCGGCGATGGATCTAGGGCCTTTGCTGTACCACTACGTCGAAAAGCCAGCTTGGGAGAGCTGGCTGAGCATGTACGGCATTGAGTTAACAGAGAGCCTGCGCTTACGAATGGCTTGGTATGTGTTATCTGAAACAATCACTTTCATTGCCTGGCATAAAGCAAAAGGCAATGATAAAGAATTTCATGATGCAATGGAAGAACTGCATATTCTCATGAAACGCATCGTTGAATAA
- a CDS encoding YtzH-like family protein — protein sequence MGLHYEHQVHLLKDILTDHQLDCCGTVAEYEQLERVIKSLMANTELDSNFKNVLEDVYRYSQSGISSKSIDSHIQEHQNSLSQWVEQMNSYS from the coding sequence ATGGGTTTACATTATGAGCATCAAGTTCATTTATTAAAGGATATATTGACTGACCATCAATTGGACTGCTGCGGAACCGTCGCAGAGTACGAACAGCTTGAGCGTGTGATTAAATCGCTGATGGCAAACACCGAGCTTGATTCAAACTTCAAAAACGTGCTGGAAGATGTTTACCGCTATAGCCAATCAGGAATATCGTCGAAATCCATCGACTCACACATACAAGAGCATCAGAACAGCCTGTCTCAATGGGTAGAGCAAATGAATTCGTATTCCTGA